A region from the Candidatus Tenderia electrophaga genome encodes:
- a CDS encoding acetyl-CoA carboxylase biotin carboxylase subunit (an AccC homodimer forms the biotin carboxylase subunit of the acetyl CoA carboxylase, an enzyme that catalyzes the formation of malonyl-CoA, which in turn controls the rate of fatty acid metabolism): MFEKVVIANRGEIALRILRACRELGIKTVAVHSTADRGLKHVRLADESVCIGPADSTHSYLNIPALISAAEVTDAVAIHPGYGFLSENADFAERVEESGFVFIGPKPETIRLMGDKISAINAMKASGVPCVPGSGGPLGDDTDEILRLARDIGYPVIIKAAGGGGGRGMRVVNSEATLLHAITLTRVEAGNAFGNDTLYMEKFLENPRHIEFQVMADTHGNAIHLGERDCSMQRRHQKVIEEAPAPGLSAKLRNKMGEVCAEACRKIGYRGAGTFEFLYEKGEFFFIEMNTRLQVEHPVTEMITGVDLVKEQLCVAAGAKLSLRQEDIRINGHAVECRINAEDPDNFMPCPGTISSYHAPGGLGVRVDSHIYSGYIVPPYYDSMIGKLITHGSTRDSALARMATALDELVVDGIKTNIPLHRRLVRDAAFRAGGTSIHYLEKKLGLK; encoded by the coding sequence ATGTTCGAGAAAGTTGTTATCGCAAACCGCGGCGAAATCGCCCTGCGCATCCTGCGCGCCTGCCGTGAACTGGGCATCAAGACCGTGGCCGTGCACTCCACCGCCGACCGCGGCCTGAAGCATGTGCGCCTGGCGGACGAATCGGTCTGCATCGGTCCGGCCGATTCCACCCACAGTTATCTCAATATTCCGGCCCTGATCAGCGCCGCGGAAGTCACCGATGCGGTGGCCATACACCCCGGCTACGGCTTTCTTTCCGAAAACGCCGACTTCGCCGAACGGGTCGAGGAAAGCGGCTTCGTCTTCATCGGCCCCAAGCCCGAAACCATCCGCTTGATGGGCGACAAGATCTCCGCCATCAATGCCATGAAGGCCAGCGGCGTGCCCTGCGTACCCGGCTCCGGCGGACCGCTGGGCGATGACACTGACGAGATCCTGCGCCTGGCGCGCGACATCGGCTACCCGGTCATCATCAAGGCCGCCGGCGGTGGCGGCGGCCGCGGCATGCGCGTGGTCAACAGCGAGGCCACCCTGCTGCACGCCATCACGCTCACCCGGGTCGAGGCCGGCAACGCCTTCGGCAACGATACGCTCTATATGGAAAAATTCCTGGAAAACCCGCGCCATATCGAGTTCCAGGTGATGGCCGACACCCACGGCAACGCCATCCACCTGGGCGAGCGCGACTGCTCCATGCAACGCCGCCACCAGAAGGTCATCGAAGAGGCGCCCGCCCCCGGGCTCAGCGCCAAGCTGCGCAACAAGATGGGCGAGGTGTGCGCCGAGGCCTGCCGCAAGATCGGCTATCGCGGCGCCGGCACCTTTGAATTCCTATATGAAAAGGGCGAATTCTTCTTCATTGAGATGAATACCCGCCTGCAGGTAGAACACCCGGTCACGGAGATGATCACCGGTGTCGACCTGGTCAAGGAGCAGCTGTGCGTCGCCGCCGGGGCAAAACTGTCCTTGCGCCAGGAAGACATCCGCATCAACGGCCATGCCGTCGAATGCCGCATCAATGCCGAGGACCCGGACAACTTCATGCCCTGTCCCGGCACCATCTCCAGTTATCATGCCCCGGGCGGCCTCGGCGTGCGGGTGGACTCCCACATCTATAGCGGATACATCGTCCCGCCCTACTACGACTCCATGATCGGCAAGCTGATCACCCACGGCAGCACCCGTGATTCGGCCCTGGCGCGCATGGCCACGGCCCTGGACGAACTGGTGGTGGACGGCATCAAGACCAACATCCCCTTGCACCGCCGCCTGGTACGCGATGCCGCCTTCCGCGCCGGCGGCACCAGCATCCACTATCTGGAAAAGAAGCTGGGCCTTAAATAA
- a CDS encoding acetyl-CoA carboxylase biotin carboxyl carrier protein subunit (composes the biotin carboxyl carrier protein subunit of the acetyl-CoA carboxylase complex, the enzyme that catalyzes the carboxylation of acetyl-CoA to malonyl-CoA, which in turn controls the rate of fatty acid metabolism), whose amino-acid sequence MDTRKIKALIALLEESDVAEIEIHEGEESVRISRYSAQTPAPVMPAMPAAAPAPAAAPATEAATPEPAVPTGHEVTSPMVGTFYRAPSPGAKPFVEVGQQVSVGDTLCIIEAMKMLNHIDADKSGKIAAILVDNGQPIEYGQPLFVIE is encoded by the coding sequence ATGGACACACGTAAAATCAAAGCCCTAATCGCATTACTGGAAGAATCGGATGTTGCCGAGATCGAGATCCACGAAGGCGAGGAGTCGGTGCGTATCAGCCGCTATTCGGCCCAAACCCCGGCACCGGTAATGCCGGCCATGCCGGCAGCGGCTCCGGCACCTGCCGCCGCGCCCGCCACCGAGGCGGCGACGCCGGAACCCGCCGTCCCCACGGGACACGAAGTCACCTCCCCGATGGTGGGCACCTTTTATCGTGCCCCCTCACCGGGCGCCAAACCCTTTGTCGAAGTCGGCCAGCAGGTCAGCGTCGGCGACACCCTGTGTATTATCGAAGCAATGAAGATGCTCAATCACATCGATGCCGACAAGTCGGGCAAGATCGCCGCCATCCTGGTGGACAACGGCCAGCCCATCGAATACGGCCAGCCGCTGTTCGTCATCGAGTAA